The Coccinella septempunctata chromosome 6, icCocSept1.1, whole genome shotgun sequence genome segment CCCTCCTACACATACCTCCAAGGAAACAACATTGTTTGATCGATACCAATCGGCCTCAAAACACTGTCTTCTGGATATTCAATCAGAAAATCATTGACAAAATGACGCCCAAACTGATTTCGGAGAATTCAACTGATCCGAACATTTCCTCAATAAACAAACAGATCTTGGagatgaaaaagaaaattcaattgTCAGGTTAGTCGTACAATATGAaaataatgttcaaaaatagTCTCAAACTAGCTTGGCTTGCTTGTTTATCAGTAGTTCTCTCATATATGAATTTAATAACGTGATTTTCACTTACGATGTGTTTTTTCACCCCTACACGTGTTTCACTGTCGCAAAAgcttcttcaggtgggtgaagctAATACTGATGAAATTCTTGTCACGGCTGCAGAGGGCCAGAGGAGGGCCCTCTTCGAAGATTGCGAGgccgaaaaaaaatcgaacgcGGAAGAGATATCCAAGCTGAAGAAGGAAAATTCTGATCTCCTCACATCGCTGTACGAACACTCCAATTCCACGGCTAAACTGGAGGTCCAGAGGAGGAAAATCGAGCATTTGATAGGGCCGCTAGAAGGAAAGGAAGGTAGCGAGGTGCGAGAACTGCTGGACCTGCAACTCATCGACAAGTCGAAGCAGCTAGATCTGCTGAGGTATCATATGAAAAAGGTAAACTCACCCTTGGTGTCCGATCAGTACGGCTTATTCTTCGATGTGTCTCCCTTACAACATTTCTGTACTAATGTAGATTTTCACACTAAAATCAAAATAATCTATGATTAAAACATGAGTTCTGAATAAATGTGtctaattttcgaattttctacGAGAAACGAAAGAagaaaatagttgaaaaaatgacataatcaTAGAATCGAATTATTTTATGCTATTCTTTGAACCATAGACGCCGGATCATAGATGATGGCCAAGCTTAAGTCAGTGTTCTTTTTACGCTTCTTGGAGTGCAAATGTAACTACCCTTTCCGCAGAGACGAGAACGTCTGGCCCAACTGGGACAGAAATTCCAAATCCTGATGTCGGAACAGGCGAAAAAAGACACCATGCTCAAGGTCGACCTCCCCATGAAAAAGGTACCATCCGCCGCAACCCCGAAACATAGAACATTCTCATCGCGATTTTTTCAGGCCTCCTGCGAAATCCAGAACAACATCCACGCGGTCGAGGTGCAGCTCAGGGAGGCGGAGCACATCAAGAATCGCTACCAGGTGATCAAGGACACTCTTTCTGCTGATGCGGCCAAATTCGAGAGCAAGATCAAGAAGATCGAGGAGGATCTGGCGGAGCAGAAAAACGAAACCGATAGGTTGCAGAAGGTACGGGCTAGCTGACAGCTACTTTCGTTTCCTCTTGTTCTCACGGTGGTCAATTGACCTTCATCGGGGCGAGAGTGAGGTGGTCGAGCGCCATCTAGCGGCAAGTCGGAAAAGTAGGCTCTTGAAATACGTAGTTTCCTTCTTTATTAATCTGAGATAGAAATCTGCAGAATTGGTGGAAAAGAAATTACTTTGGGGATATTTTGAACTTAAAAAAGAATTTAGTCGAACCAAAGATAAAAGATCTTCGGTTCATACTGCGATGATTTGAATGTTTTCTGCTAGGAGGGTTCGGTGGCTTTCCACAGTACTGTActcgaaatttaatgaaatatcATTGAACTTGAGGGGATGTCGCCATCTTTATTGTCTTCTTAACGTCACATTTTAAATCTCTTCAACAGATTCTAAAGGAGGCAGTTACCTTGAAGAACAACGCAAGGAGGATTCTGCTCCAAGAAGAAAGGGACAGCTTTAAAATCGCTAAACAGAGGGAAAAGCAGCTAGAGGAAGGTAGACTCTTGGTATCGGCGAGAAGGACGGAACTGGAGAGTTTGGAGAAGAAAATCTACCAGACGGGCAAGTTGACAGCCAGACCTGAACCGGAGGGTGCGGAGGAAGCGACCAATCTGAACGACGAAGACAGGTCGGACTCTATGCTGTGTCCGCTCGAAGTTCTTGAGAAGACTTTTGAAAAACTGAAGGCTGCTACGGGTAATTCATTCGGTGCTAGGCAATAGACAGTTTATCCAGgagcatattacattttttcgtcgacctcaatcAACTCACCTGTTTGCTGGCCTTAGCTACGTCGCCGTAGTTGGAAAATACTTCGGAGTATTCGTtcggaaatgaaatttttcgttgagATCGACGAAAAAACATATTAGGCAAAGTATTGTCCATACTTCTTTCCCTAATCAATTCTTCTGATCTTAACAGGAGCACCGACTGCTGAGAAGACCCTGGAGAAGTTCAGCAACCAGAGAGACACTTTGAAGAGGTTGGAAACGTTGAAGGCGAAAGCGGAGACAGAGAAAGAAAAACTGGAGAAGAAGGTAGAACGGAGAACTGCCGAGCTGGAATATCTCAAATACGCGCAAGTCAAGGAGGCGGACAGGTCAGCATACCTCAAGATTTATCGTTAATTAGTAATTTCCCACAATATTTTCCCATTTCACTGATGAAGCTTTAAATATTCCCAATTTCAGAGCTTCCGAGACGTGTTTTTTAGGTATTAAACACAACGTTTCGCTCACAACTGAGATAGTCATCATCAGAGTCATCTCGGTCTAACCCACATTACTCTGCAGTGACAACCATATCCTTAATTTCATCCTTCCTTCTCAGGAATTCCGATGAGGTGGAAAGAAAGAACAATCTACTCTCGCAACTCCAGGAAAAAGCCAAGCAATGCAGGGAATCCAGGGAACAAGCAGACTCGATAACCAAAGTCGCTACGACCAGTCTTCACAAGATCCACATGAACCTTTGTCGGACCGCAACGGTGCCCAAGGACCCCCTAGCGATCCTCGACCACGTCAAAAAGGAAGCGAAAAGGCTCATCGACAGTTACAGGAAGCACACAGAGGCCGAACGTCTTAGTACCAAGGTAAGATTCGTCGAAAATCGACCGTCTGAAACTTGATGAAAGAAATTCCAGGAGGAAAACGTCTACCAAGACGAAAAATGGCTGCCTTCCCCCTACATCCGGTTGACGTCCAAGACTCCAGTCTCACAGCAAGGCTCCCCCTCTGTGCCCCCTTTGGGGTCGGACGAGGAGGAGGAGGTACCGTCCAGAGGCCACTTGAAACGACAAGCCCAAATAGTCGTGGACGCTAAGATGAGGAGAAAAAACATAAAGATGCAACTTCCCAGGAGGATTTGAGTCTTCGGGTGCTAGAAAGTAGAAATTTTTCGACAAATTCTTtattcaaattaacagttgatTAAAATACACTGAAAACTGATTTGGTCAGTTTTATGTTCGTAGTTGAAATGATGAGTTTATATACAAAATCTACATGAACGTTAATTTTTACAATAATcagttaaataataataaaagtaaCTATAAAAAGATGTAAGTATCTACACCCAATATTCAGTCTCATCGagctaaaaaaattaattagttTAAATTAAAAGCTGTACGACTCAAACGTTTTGATGCGGAAATAATGAACAGTTTGAGTTACTCAcaaattttcatgatttttaacgACATTTATAAATAAATCCAATTACACCTCAACTCTGAATTTGATTGAAACAGCTCACCAACTCGAAATCGTCCCTTTTAAAAGACTCACAAATTTTAGATTTCGGTGACATCTGACTGAAGTATCAGAACTACAAATACTGTATTTTATTTACAAATAATGCTCTAATTTCATACTGGAATCAAATCTTATTTTCTGTtgtataaaaatatttcgattatATTTGGTTTCTCATTCCTTGGAATAAATTAAGTTAAAACGTACAAAGCATCATCGAATATTAGTATATTTCAGTCGAGTTTCGCACTCAAACAAAAGATGAACAAGTGCCCCGTTTCAAAAGCCTACTTAAATTAAATAAAACAGCCATAGTCGTAtacgaaattaaattttttgtacgGTGATACAAGATTAAATTTTATTCCAAAGAAGAATTTGAGGTATAGCCCAATTTTTACATTGTTTACGGGAGGCAATGAAACAATCATTCCATGATCCACATATTTGTTTCCGATTGGTTGATACATATGAAGTCTACGTAAAATCATCGTTCAATTTAAATCGATCAGTGAATAAAATATCTAAACGACAACATATTAAGAACACAATTCTCTGATGATTTCTGACCATTCAATCAACTGTGCAGCtagaatatatttatatataatgGCAGTGATATGTTGAAAATTGGCAGTTATCATTAAGCTTCGCTTTGCAGAACTCAtacaatgaagaaaatatatactCAATATTCCACACTTGCATCgtatagaaaaaaatcattctgCGCTGCACTAATGTGATGATATTCGAtttattccataaaaaaaaagtttcttcatcAAATTCTAGACTAGAATACTCTAACGGTTCAACATGTCAACATTCATAATTTATTTATCAGGATTAGGAACATACTTTGGAATTTTGCACACTATCCAACCATTCAAATTTACTTTGCACACCAtattttatcgatgaaaaaaaaaacaaaaaaactcacCAACATAGGTTGGAAAAATTTTCAGCTGCAGCACTTTGACAACAATACACaaataattatttaaaattgATGCAACAATTGTTGATTAGCTTTCTGAGAAGAAAATGATCAGGCAATTATTAAAATATTCCCGATGAAAATATCAAGGTTAAGTTTCATTGAGCAGGTAAATATTCTgtggaaaaaccataaaaatggaaTCATCTATGCTTTTGAGAAATTTCTATGGTTGGGCATCAAATTTCGATGtatgtatttttatggtttctttttctttcaAAGGGTTGTGGAGTTCTTTGGTCTATAAATCCATAGAATCGATAAAATAAATGATTGCAAAATGGCTGTTGTTTTGAGTTTGCAACttgaaaatttacctatttGAATTGAAACTGTGTCAAGATCACCTACACATCAAATTCTTTGGAAGGTTTTTTCATGGTCTCGATATTGAAATATCATCAATAATACCATAAATTTGAAAATGCCCAGTTCACAAcgaaaataacagaaaaaacGTAATTACCACTTGATTTGTCCAGGACCTAAGGATTTTCAGCAAGGACGGTCAAAGAGTGAACGAACAAGATTTGAATAAATACTCGTGGACGTGTACAAACCGAAAATCGATGGTCCTCAACTGTCACCAATCGCAACGACCTATCCGTAGTATTACTGTACAACAAGCAACTTCAACATATAAACCTCGAAAAGAAATAACAGAAATAATCAAGTCAAACCATTTGAGCTGGGTCCGTCCCACTCGATGAGATATTCCAACTTACCGGTAGGACCGTACCTTTTCGCTTTAATCGTAAACCTTTCCCCTGCCGCTATCCTGTTGGCAGCCCCGAAGTAGATGTTCACCGAGCTCTTCAACTCGTCCATGCTTATATCAGGCTCCTGCAACAAGGTTTAAAAAGTGCCATTTCGTGATGAAAGTTCGGATCCAGTGTTTACTTACCGTTTTCACAGGGCTCGGTTTGGGTGTGGGAGGATTCGGGGTCTTTTCCTTTTCCACCGGTTTCTCCGGTCTCTGCCTCAGTCTTCGACCCCCGAAGAAGTTATCGTTGCTGGGAGTATTGCTGGAACAAGCGGCGTTCCAATCTTTGTTGTCGGGTTTGATGGGAACAACTGTAGCAGTCTTGCTGGCGGTTTGACCGGCCACGTAGCTCGTTCTGTTCCTCCTCAATCGTTTCCTTTTAACCTGGGTGggaggaaaattgaaattttatctctAACTATAGTTACATCGTGATCACTCACCTCTCCGTTCGGTCCGATGATGATGTCTTTCTCGCTCAGCTGTCGCTTCATCGGTCTCGCGTTGGGCTTTCCAGGTATCACAGCAGTAAGTGGTAAGGGTAGAGTTATCGAGTCCTTGCTCCTCCTCTTCCTCTTCCTATCGTTGTTACCCCGGAGTAAGGCGAGAAAGGGGTTATTTTTACCTTCGAAATCTTTGGGTGGCGGAATTATTAAATCTAGTGTGCTCTTTGAAGATGTCTCGTCTCCTGAAGTATCACATTGGGTATTCAGTTCGGTCAGACTGCCGGTGTCTGGGCAAGATTTAACTGAAAACGAAAAGGGGTGAAAACTACCTCATTCGACAATATTAAAAGTGAAAACTACGGCCGATAGCGATTTACCCACCTACTTTGACCTCCTTGGCGCTCTCCAAACAATCGTTGCTCAGATCAGACACCGTAGAGGTGGACCCTGAGGCAGGAGGCGTGGGCGGAGCCGAGACTGAGGTAGGCGGGGTTGGTGGCAGTGATTCGTTACACTTATTATTACTATTTTTCTTGTTGTCGAGACTTAGTCTAGTCAGATACGCACCGCGTCCCTTCTCCTCCTTGCTGTCGTCTATCTCGCTTATGGTCTGTCTTCTCTTCGCCCTCCTCAAGAATTTGTCCTTGGGCGACGTTATCGCCAGCAGTCGCTTCCTGATCTGCGTGCTCATTTTCggaaaaggaacactttttttcacACAGCCTTTGCCAATATAATTATCTGGAAGAACAAAATGACACAACTGTCATTCTTCTGTGATCCTAACCTATACTTGGTAATCATTACACCGCGCATTCCTTATCTGCGAAGTACCgtcaaaaattcgatttttcaaggAAACTGAGAGCCCCCTGAGACCATAAACTTGTATCATAATCATCAAAGACATATTTTGGctattaagcgtcttaatcgatgtcttaaagcgtctttaagcgtgacgtcattaattttgttgtcgcaaaaatagaatatcgctgatggttgtgtcatctgtcgttgtcattagacagcgaatcgaattgtgaatttttcaatttctgttctctggctattatttgaaaaatatttatttattctaaatgataatgcagaaactgcattattggcaataaaagcactcttccctagtaggaattcaaatcaaattcaatataaacaacatattctgccttcttctttatattacctctttccgcttaagacgacacaggccagagacaagatgactctatgacacaggcgctctccacagaccgccaggttccgcttaaagcgtcttaaagactgacgtcatgacttattcgctcgaatagcaccgcttaaagacgcttcacgcgtcttaatcgcgaaaatatggctctaAGCCTTCACCACAAatttaattcagaaaaaattcactATGACACTGCCCAAATCATAGAATAACCTATCACATTGACACCCAATATACAACcatagatgtataatactaacCTAGATGGCGAACCTGTCAAAATTTTTGAGGCAAACAGACGCCATTTGCAGTTTGGGATAGTTTCTGTTTTGATGTGGTAGCGTGGTATTATATTTACATATAtttacattttcaatatttttcacacAGATCGGAAATATTCTTCATTTGAGATTGGtcaatatttcgattttcagAATTCGTTTTTCATAACTTTTAAAATTCGACTGAATTGCGCATGTTCGTCCCGCATAATTCTATAATATCATCCCAAACTACAAATGGCGGCCAAATGTCTCACATCGTTCTTCGTTAACGGATATGAAGTTCGACGTCCAGTTGGTATTATAGGTCCATGTATACAACTTATCCAAACATAGAAATAAATTATCAATGTCACTGTCATTCTGTTTGACATGACAATTTTTGACAAATCAATAaattcctaacctaacctaacctatactTGGTAATCATTACACCGCCCATTCCTTATCTGCGAAGTACCgtcaaaaattcgatttttcaaggAAACTAAGAGCCCCCTGAGACCATAAACTTGTATCACAATCATCTGAGCCTTCACCCTCAatttaattcagaaaaaattcactATGACACTGCCCAAATCATAGAATAACCTATCACATTGACACCCAATATACAACTTATCCAAACATAGAAATAAATCATCAATGTCACTGTCATTCAGTTACACATGACAATTTTTGACAAATCGATAaattcctaacctaacctatactTGGTAATCATTACACCGCCTAATCCTAATCTGCGAAGTACCgtcaaaaattcgatttttcaaggAAGGTAAGAGCCCCCTTAAGACCATAAACTTGCATCATAATCATCTAAGCCTTCACCTTCAGtttaattcagaaaaaaattcactaTGACACTGGCCAAATCATAGAATAACCTATCACATTGACACCCAATATACACCTTATCCAAACATAGAAATAAATTATCAATGTCACTGTCATTCTGTTTGACATGACAATTTTTGACAAATCAATAaattcctaacctaacctaacctatactTGGTAATCATTACACCGCCCATTCCTTATCTGCGAATTACCgtcaaaaattcgatttttcaaggAAACTAAGAGCCCCCTGTGACCATTAACTTGTATCACAATCATCTAAGCCTTCACcttcaatttatttcagaaaaaattcactATGACACTGCCCAAATCATAGAATAACCTATCACATTGACACCCAATATACAACTTATCCAAACATAGAAATAAATTATCAATGTCACTGTCATTCTGTTTGACATGACAATTTTTGACAAATCAATAaattcctaacctaacctatactTGGTAATCATTACACCGCCCATTCCTTATCTGAGAAGTACCgtcaaaaattcgatttttcaaggAAACTAAGAGCCCCCTGAGATCATAAACTTGTATCACAATCATCTAAGCCTTCACCTTCAatttaattcagaaaaaattcactATGACACTGTCCAAATCATAGAATAACATCACATTGACACCCAATATACAACTTATCCAAACATAGAAATAAATTATCAATGTCACTGTCATTCTGTTTGACATGACAATTTTTGACAAATCAATAaattcctaacctaacctaacctatactTGGTAATCATTACACCGCCCATTCCTTATCTGCGAATTACCgtcaaaaattcgatttttcaaggAAACTAAGAGCCCCCTGTGACCATTAACTTGTATCACAATC includes the following:
- the LOC123316039 gene encoding centrosomal protein of 55 kDa, with product MTPKLISENSTDPNISSINKQILEMKKKIQLSEGQRRALFEDCEAEKKSNAEEISKLKKENSDLLTSLYEHSNSTAKLEVQRRKIEHLIGPLEGKEGSEVRELLDLQLIDKSKQLDLLRYHMKKRRERLAQLGQKFQILMSEQAKKDTMLKVDLPMKKASCEIQNNIHAVEVQLREAEHIKNRYQVIKDTLSADAAKFESKIKKIEEDLAEQKNETDRLQKILKEAVTLKNNARRILLQEERDSFKIAKQREKQLEEGRLLVSARRTELESLEKKIYQTGKLTARPEPEGAEEATNLNDEDRSDSMLCPLEVLEKTFEKLKAATGAPTAEKTLEKFSNQRDTLKRLETLKAKAETEKEKLEKKVERRTAELEYLKYAQVKEADRNSDEVERKNNLLSQLQEKAKQCRESREQADSITKVATTSLHKIHMNLCRTATVPKDPLAILDHVKKEAKRLIDSYRKHTEAERLSTKEENVYQDEKWLPSPYIRLTSKTPVSQQGSPSVPPLGSDEEEEVPSRGHLKRQAQIVVDAKMRRKNIKMQLPRRI